One genomic region from Streptomyces sp. NBC_00457 encodes:
- a CDS encoding aminotransferase class I/II-fold pyridoxal phosphate-dependent enzyme has product MLEGYRISGRRAAEIAASVESAVGSGGLEPGQLLPPMRELAVELGVNPNTVAAAYRILRERGVIETAGRRGSRVRSKPATTGREYLRVDVPEGVRDVASGNPDPALLPSLAKAFAVAAEQGDREPVLYGDDPVEPELARRVRADLDAGGVPDGPLTVTSGSLDAIERVLAAHLKPGDTVAVEDPGWGSLLDLVPALGLRTAAVGVDDEGPLPEDVRRVLEAGARALIVTDRAQNPTGAAVSASRARALRAVLREHPDVLLIDDDHGHGIVDLPLHTLAGVTGSWAFVRSVAKAYGPDLRLAVLTGDAVTVDRVCGRHRLGPGWVSRITQRAVVRLWADGAVDARAVAAAYGRRRDALIGALAERGVAAYGRSGLNVWIPVPDETGAVARLLHAGWAVAPGARFRMSAPPGIRVTVSTLAVDETVGLADAIASAVGPAPIRSYV; this is encoded by the coding sequence GTGCTAGAAGGATATCGGATCAGTGGGCGGCGCGCAGCCGAGATTGCGGCCAGCGTCGAGAGTGCGGTGGGTTCGGGCGGGCTGGAGCCGGGCCAACTGCTGCCGCCGATGCGGGAGTTGGCCGTCGAGCTGGGTGTGAACCCCAACACGGTCGCGGCGGCGTACCGCATCCTGCGTGAGCGCGGGGTTATCGAGACCGCCGGGCGTCGTGGCAGCCGCGTGCGGTCCAAGCCGGCCACCACGGGACGCGAGTACCTCCGGGTGGACGTGCCCGAGGGGGTGCGGGACGTGGCGAGCGGCAACCCCGATCCCGCGCTGCTGCCCTCGCTGGCCAAGGCGTTCGCGGTGGCCGCCGAGCAGGGCGACCGCGAACCCGTGCTGTACGGGGACGACCCGGTGGAGCCGGAGTTGGCCCGTCGCGTGCGGGCCGATCTGGACGCGGGCGGTGTGCCGGACGGGCCCCTCACGGTGACCTCCGGCTCCCTCGACGCCATCGAGCGTGTCCTGGCCGCCCACCTCAAGCCCGGGGACACGGTGGCCGTCGAGGACCCCGGCTGGGGCAGCCTGCTCGACCTCGTCCCGGCGCTCGGGCTGCGCACCGCCGCCGTCGGCGTCGACGACGAGGGGCCGCTCCCCGAAGACGTACGCCGTGTCCTCGAGGCCGGGGCGCGCGCTCTGATCGTCACCGACCGGGCGCAGAACCCGACCGGTGCAGCGGTGAGTGCGTCACGCGCGCGTGCCCTGCGTGCCGTGTTGCGTGAGCACCCGGACGTCCTGCTGATCGACGACGATCACGGGCACGGCATCGTCGACCTGCCTCTGCACACCCTCGCCGGTGTCACCGGCAGCTGGGCCTTCGTGCGCTCGGTCGCCAAGGCGTACGGCCCCGATCTGCGGCTCGCCGTGCTCACCGGGGACGCCGTCACCGTCGACCGGGTGTGCGGGCGGCACCGGCTCGGGCCCGGCTGGGTGAGTCGGATCACCCAGCGGGCCGTCGTACGGCTGTGGGCCGACGGCGCGGTGGACGCGCGCGCGGTGGCGGCGGCGTATGGGCGGCGCCGGGACGCGCTGATCGGTGCGCTCGCTGAGCGCGGGGTCGCCGCGTACGGGCGCAGCGGTCTGAACGTCTGGATTCCCGTGCCGGACGAGACCGGAGCGGTGGCCCGCCTGCTGCATGCCGGCTGGGCCGTCGCCCCTGGTGCTCGTTTCCGGATGAGCGCACCGCCGGGCATCCGTGTCACCGTCTCGACGCTGGCGGTGGACGAGACGGTGGGGCTGGCGGATGCGATCGCTTCAGCGGTGGGGCCGGCGCCGATCCGGAGCTACGTCTGA
- a CDS encoding PhzF family phenazine biosynthesis protein yields MRIRIVDAFTDRPFAGNPAGVLLLDAFPDETWLQNVAREVNHAETAFAHRLPEGGEADWALRWFTPVTEVALCGHATLATAHVLHTTGAHQGPVRFATRSGVLVATPGEDGSVTLDFPTAPLTPVDVPDGVTDALGAEPRAAFDTGPNVGDLLLELADEKTVHALAPDHKALAAYSTRGIITTARAEDPTRGYDYVSRCFFPNVGIDEDAVTGSAHTALAPYWSERLGGPGLTGLQASPRSGRVHTELRGDRTLLTGRAVTVIDGELLA; encoded by the coding sequence ATGCGGATTCGAATCGTCGACGCCTTCACCGACCGCCCCTTCGCCGGCAACCCGGCCGGCGTCCTGCTCCTGGACGCCTTCCCGGACGAGACCTGGCTCCAGAACGTGGCCAGGGAGGTCAACCACGCCGAGACGGCCTTCGCCCACCGCCTGCCCGAGGGCGGCGAGGCCGACTGGGCGCTGCGCTGGTTCACGCCCGTCACCGAGGTCGCCCTGTGCGGCCACGCCACGCTCGCCACGGCCCACGTCCTGCACACCACCGGCGCGCATCAGGGCCCGGTGCGCTTCGCCACCCGCAGCGGCGTCCTGGTCGCGACGCCGGGCGAGGACGGCTCGGTCACCCTGGACTTCCCGACCGCACCGCTCACCCCGGTCGACGTGCCGGACGGGGTCACCGACGCGCTCGGCGCCGAGCCGCGCGCCGCCTTCGACACCGGCCCGAACGTCGGCGACCTGCTCCTCGAACTCGCCGACGAGAAGACCGTCCACGCCCTGGCGCCGGACCACAAGGCGCTCGCCGCGTACTCCACCCGCGGCATCATCACCACCGCCCGCGCCGAGGACCCCACGCGGGGCTACGACTACGTCTCCCGCTGCTTCTTCCCGAACGTCGGCATCGACGAGGACGCGGTCACCGGCAGCGCCCACACGGCCCTCGCCCCCTACTGGTCCGAGCGCCTCGGCGGCCCCGGCCTCACCGGCCTCCAGGCCTCACCCCGCTCCGGCCGCGTCCACACCGAGCTGCGCGGCGACCGCACGCTGCTGACCGGACGCGCGGTCACGGTCATCGACGGGGAGCTGCTCGCGTAA
- a CDS encoding type II toxin-antitoxin system Rv0910 family toxin, translating into MAEVSAEARIGAPAEKVWAQLTDWSAYAEWNATHTGFPKGGPETLAVGETFQENLKLMGFPAEVDWTIEELEPARVLAIRGKGPMAVDLATRYTLTPDGDATTVRIDGEFTGAAVSLMAGRLKDSATAALNESLRKLAGLVA; encoded by the coding sequence ATGGCCGAAGTCAGCGCGGAGGCACGGATCGGGGCCCCCGCGGAGAAGGTGTGGGCGCAGCTCACGGACTGGTCCGCCTACGCCGAGTGGAACGCGACCCACACCGGCTTCCCCAAGGGCGGCCCCGAGACCCTCGCAGTGGGCGAGACCTTCCAGGAGAACCTGAAGCTGATGGGCTTCCCGGCCGAGGTCGACTGGACCATCGAGGAACTGGAGCCGGCCCGGGTGCTGGCCATCCGCGGCAAGGGACCGATGGCGGTCGACCTGGCCACGCGCTACACCCTGACGCCGGACGGCGACGCCACCACGGTCCGCATCGACGGCGAGTTCACGGGCGCCGCGGTGTCGTTGATGGCGGGCCGGCTGAAGGACTCCGCGACGGCCGCGCTGAACGAGTCGCTGCGCAAGCTGGCGGGGCTGGTGGCCTGA
- a CDS encoding pyridoxamine 5'-phosphate oxidase family protein: MQGTQQQPTQHQAAYTPTDRTVPTRSADRASYDRDLVHAILDEAYVCHLGFVRDGAPVVLPTLYARVGERLYVHGSTGSRPLRMTGQTDPGLPVCLTVTHVDALILARSAFHHSINYRSVVVHGIAHDVTDPEEKRAALDALVDQVVPGRANDARPANKKELAATAVIRLDLDEVSAKARTGGVNDEPEDLTLPHWAGVVPLRKGYDTPVADAQLAPDTKLPDYLATL, encoded by the coding sequence ATGCAGGGAACCCAGCAGCAGCCGACGCAACACCAGGCCGCCTACACACCCACCGACCGCACCGTTCCCACGCGCTCCGCCGACCGGGCGTCGTACGACAGGGATCTGGTGCACGCGATACTCGACGAGGCCTATGTCTGCCACCTCGGCTTCGTCCGCGACGGAGCACCGGTGGTGCTGCCCACCCTGTACGCCCGGGTCGGCGAGCGGCTCTACGTGCACGGCTCGACCGGTTCCCGCCCCCTGCGGATGACGGGCCAGACCGACCCGGGACTCCCCGTGTGCCTGACGGTCACGCACGTGGACGCGCTCATCCTGGCCCGCTCGGCCTTCCACCACTCGATCAACTACCGCTCGGTCGTGGTCCACGGCATCGCCCACGACGTCACCGACCCCGAGGAGAAGCGGGCCGCCCTAGACGCCCTCGTCGACCAGGTCGTACCCGGACGCGCCAACGACGCCCGGCCCGCCAACAAGAAGGAACTGGCCGCCACCGCCGTCATCCGCCTAGACCTCGACGAGGTCTCCGCCAAGGCCCGCACCGGCGGCGTGAACGACGAGCCCGAGGACCTCACCCTCCCCCACTGGGCCGGAGTAGTCCCCCTGCGCAAGGGCTACGACACCCCGGTAGCCGACGCCCAACTGGCCCCCGACACCAAACTCCCGGACTACCTGGCGACCCTGTGA
- a CDS encoding PadR family transcriptional regulator encodes MRSHGFERGHGGHGSHERGGFEALRGAFGPFGPGGPGFGGPGPWGHRGRGGPRGRARRGDVRASILALLKDRPMHGYEMIQEIAERSGGAWKPSPGSVYPTLQLLEDEGLITSASEGGKKLFSLTEAGRTAAEEGPEAPWEEASRGVDWEVLGEIRQAGFGLMEAFGQVWKTGSKEQREKALAVINEARKKLYLILADED; translated from the coding sequence ATGCGTTCCCATGGATTCGAACGTGGACACGGTGGACACGGCTCGCACGAGCGAGGCGGATTCGAGGCCCTGCGCGGTGCCTTCGGGCCCTTCGGGCCGGGTGGCCCCGGCTTCGGCGGACCGGGCCCCTGGGGTCATCGAGGGCGCGGCGGACCGCGGGGGAGGGCGCGGCGCGGCGACGTACGCGCGTCGATCCTCGCCCTGCTGAAGGACCGGCCCATGCACGGTTACGAGATGATCCAGGAGATCGCCGAGCGCAGCGGCGGGGCGTGGAAGCCCAGCCCCGGCTCGGTGTACCCCACCCTCCAGCTGCTGGAGGACGAGGGGCTGATCACCAGTGCATCCGAGGGCGGCAAGAAGCTGTTCTCGCTCACCGAGGCCGGCCGTACCGCGGCCGAGGAGGGCCCCGAGGCGCCCTGGGAGGAGGCCTCCCGCGGCGTCGACTGGGAGGTCCTCGGTGAGATCCGGCAGGCCGGCTTCGGTCTGATGGAGGCCTTCGGGCAGGTCTGGAAGACGGGCAGCAAGGAACAGCGCGAGAAGGCGCTGGCCGTCATCAACGAGGCCCGCAAGAAGCTGTACCTGATCCTCGCCGACGAGGACTGA
- a CDS encoding CPBP family intramembrane glutamic endopeptidase, translating to MQAEAGSVADSFPQERPSRRILRSETLLVLGLSLGASGVSALISFVGSVTKPGGLKDQAATLNASAAPGRPWLDLAWQLFGITTALVPVLLVAHFLLREGESLRTLGFDRTKPWPDLGRGAAVAAVIGSTGIAFYLAARGLGFNLTVVPEALPDVWWKYPVLIMSAMQNAILEEVIVVGYLLRRLGQLGWTPGTALMASSVLRGSYHLYQGIGGFLGNLAMGVVFVYLYRRWGRVGPLVVAHSLLDIGAFVGYALLAGKVGWLPTA from the coding sequence GTGCAGGCGGAGGCGGGGTCGGTGGCTGATTCTTTTCCTCAGGAGCGGCCCTCACGGCGAATTCTCCGTTCCGAGACGCTGCTCGTTCTGGGGCTTTCGCTCGGTGCGAGCGGTGTGTCCGCCCTGATCAGTTTTGTCGGATCGGTCACCAAACCGGGCGGTCTCAAGGACCAGGCGGCCACCCTCAACGCCTCGGCCGCGCCGGGCCGTCCCTGGCTGGATCTCGCCTGGCAGCTCTTCGGGATCACCACGGCGCTCGTGCCCGTCCTGCTCGTCGCGCACTTCCTGCTGCGCGAGGGCGAAAGCCTGCGCACCCTCGGCTTCGATCGGACCAAGCCCTGGCCGGACCTCGGCCGCGGTGCGGCCGTCGCGGCGGTGATCGGCAGCACCGGCATCGCCTTCTACCTGGCCGCCCGCGGACTCGGCTTCAACCTCACGGTGGTGCCCGAAGCGCTGCCCGACGTGTGGTGGAAGTACCCGGTCCTGATCATGTCCGCGATGCAGAACGCGATCCTCGAAGAGGTCATCGTCGTCGGCTATCTGCTGCGCCGACTCGGCCAGTTGGGCTGGACCCCGGGCACCGCGCTGATGGCCAGTTCCGTACTGCGTGGCTCCTACCACCTCTACCAGGGCATCGGCGGCTTCCTCGGCAACCTGGCGATGGGCGTGGTGTTCGTCTACCTGTACCGGCGCTGGGGCCGGGTAGGTCCCCTGGTCGTGGCTCATTCGCTGCTCGACATAGGGGCGTTCGTCGGCTACGCGCTGTTGGCTGGGAAGGTGGGCTGGCTGCCGACGGCTTGA
- a CDS encoding pyridoxamine 5'-phosphate oxidase family protein, with protein MTATQRRGRKIMMTPGELDEFLTSQRTCRVATVSADGAPHVSTLWFAWDGTSMWLYSVVRSKRWTDLRRDPRVAIVVDTGEEYDELRGVELSGTVDFVGESPRTGELRAELDVPETLFARKNFGLEEMPHDGRHAWVRLTPEKIVSWDFRKLGNG; from the coding sequence ATGACCGCCACGCAGCGCCGGGGCCGGAAGATCATGATGACACCGGGCGAGCTGGACGAGTTCCTCACCAGCCAGCGCACCTGCAGGGTCGCCACCGTCTCCGCCGACGGCGCCCCGCACGTGAGCACCCTCTGGTTCGCCTGGGACGGCACCTCGATGTGGCTGTACTCGGTGGTGCGCAGCAAGCGGTGGACCGATCTGCGGCGCGACCCGCGGGTCGCGATCGTGGTCGACACGGGTGAGGAGTACGACGAACTGCGCGGCGTCGAGCTGTCCGGGACCGTCGACTTCGTGGGCGAGAGCCCGCGCACCGGCGAGCTGCGGGCGGAACTCGACGTCCCGGAGACCCTGTTCGCGCGGAAGAACTTCGGCCTTGAGGAGATGCCGCACGATGGACGCCACGCGTGGGTGCGGCTGACGCCGGAGAAGATCGTGTCCTGGGACTTCCGGAAGTTGGGTAACGGGTAG
- a CDS encoding LysR family transcriptional regulator, whose translation MLNLERLRTLDALARHGSVSGAAEGLHITTSAVSQQMSKLEREVGQQLLAKNGRGVRLTDAGRLLAEHAARILSQVELAQSDLEAQRGQVVGELRLAAFPTALRGLFPIALTTLRSHHPALRVRSRELEPENGVNAVLRGDVDLAVVLDWYNKPLPMPQGLAKASILEDPVGVAMPDGHPLAGRDEVDLEDFAGDEWVAWPEGEFCHEWLLYTLRAKGIEPRIAHRAEEHHTQLALVAAGLGVSVAPRLGRDPMPAGVRAVPVRHGAQRYIYAVWRADADRRPSIRAAVEALQEAALKLG comes from the coding sequence ATGTTGAACCTGGAGCGCCTCCGCACGCTGGACGCCCTGGCCCGGCACGGCTCGGTCAGCGGTGCCGCCGAGGGCCTGCACATCACGACCTCGGCCGTCTCGCAGCAGATGTCCAAGCTGGAGCGCGAGGTCGGCCAGCAGCTCCTCGCCAAGAACGGCCGGGGTGTACGGCTCACGGACGCCGGCCGGCTCCTCGCCGAGCACGCGGCGCGCATCCTCTCCCAGGTGGAGCTCGCCCAGTCCGATCTGGAGGCGCAGCGCGGGCAGGTCGTCGGCGAGCTGCGGCTGGCCGCGTTCCCCACCGCCCTGCGCGGGTTGTTCCCCATAGCCCTCACCACCCTGCGTTCCCACCACCCCGCACTGCGCGTGCGCTCGCGGGAACTGGAGCCGGAGAACGGGGTCAACGCGGTGCTCCGGGGCGACGTGGACCTGGCCGTCGTCCTCGACTGGTACAACAAGCCGCTGCCCATGCCGCAGGGTCTCGCCAAGGCGTCGATCCTCGAGGATCCCGTCGGCGTCGCCATGCCGGACGGACATCCGCTCGCCGGGCGGGACGAGGTCGACCTGGAGGACTTCGCGGGTGACGAGTGGGTCGCCTGGCCCGAGGGCGAGTTCTGCCACGAGTGGCTGCTCTACACCCTGCGCGCCAAAGGCATCGAGCCCCGCATCGCCCATCGCGCCGAGGAGCACCACACCCAACTCGCCCTCGTCGCCGCCGGGTTGGGCGTCAGCGTCGCCCCCCGCCTCGGCCGCGACCCGATGCCCGCAGGCGTGCGCGCCGTGCCCGTACGGCACGGCGCCCAGCGGTACATCTACGCGGTATGGCGCGCGGACGCGGACCGCCGCCCGTCGATCCGGGCGGCGGTGGAGGCGCTGCAGGAGGCGGCCCTGAAGTTGGGGTAA
- a CDS encoding EamA family transporter, whose translation MPVHTSDSSSGSGGKGVGLGLALASALAFGGSGVAAKPLIEAGLDPLHVVWLRVAGAALVMLPLAVRHRSLLRRRPALLAGFGLFAVAGVQACYFASISRIPVGVALLVEYFAPALVLCWVRFVQRRPVTRAAALGVVLAVGGLACVVEVWSGLSFDALGLLLAFGAACCQVGYFVLSDHGGDSGAEAPDPLGVIAYGLLVGAAVLTVVARPWRMEWSLLADSADMNGTPVAAGLLLTWIVLVATVVAYVTGVVSVRRLSPQVAGVVACLEAVIATVLAWVLLGEHLSAPQIVGGVVVLVGAFIAQSSAPGKGSGGPVAGGGADTRVSARGTAR comes from the coding sequence GTGCCGGTGCATACGTCAGACAGCAGCAGCGGCAGCGGTGGAAAGGGCGTGGGGCTCGGCCTCGCGCTCGCTTCCGCGCTCGCCTTCGGGGGATCCGGTGTCGCGGCCAAGCCGCTGATCGAGGCGGGGCTCGACCCGCTCCACGTGGTGTGGCTGCGGGTGGCGGGGGCCGCCCTGGTGATGCTGCCGCTGGCCGTGCGTCACCGTTCGCTGCTGCGCCGGCGGCCCGCGCTGCTCGCCGGGTTCGGGCTGTTCGCCGTCGCCGGTGTCCAGGCCTGCTACTTCGCCTCGATCTCCCGGATCCCCGTCGGGGTCGCCCTGCTCGTCGAGTACTTCGCGCCCGCCCTCGTCCTCTGCTGGGTGCGGTTCGTGCAGCGGCGGCCGGTCACGCGTGCGGCGGCGCTCGGCGTGGTCCTCGCGGTCGGTGGGCTCGCCTGTGTCGTGGAGGTGTGGTCCGGGCTGAGCTTCGACGCGCTCGGACTGCTGCTCGCGTTCGGCGCGGCTTGCTGCCAGGTCGGGTACTTCGTGCTGTCCGACCATGGCGGCGACTCCGGCGCGGAGGCGCCTGATCCGCTGGGCGTCATCGCCTACGGCCTGCTGGTCGGCGCGGCCGTGCTGACCGTTGTCGCCCGCCCGTGGCGCATGGAGTGGTCGCTCCTGGCGGACAGTGCGGACATGAACGGGACGCCCGTCGCAGCGGGTCTGTTGCTCACGTGGATCGTGCTGGTGGCCACGGTGGTTGCGTATGTGACCGGCGTGGTGTCCGTGCGGCGCCTGTCTCCGCAGGTCGCGGGTGTGGTGGCCTGCCTTGAGGCGGTCATCGCGACGGTGCTTGCGTGGGTGCTGCTCGGTGAGCACCTTTCGGCTCCGCAGATTGTGGGTGGGGTGGTGGTGCTGGTGGGGGCGTTCATTGCGCAGTCTTCGGCGCCGGGGAAGGGGTCTGGCGGGCCCGTTGCTGGGGGCGGTGCTGATACGCGGGTGTCGGCGCGGGGGACGGCCCGGTGA
- a CDS encoding substrate-binding and VWA domain-containing protein, translated as MGRHSLPDQYGAGGSDPRPRARRRTVAVATALVLTIAGGTAVAVQSGLLSFGSSCQDDPVRLKLAASPDIAPALRQAAKQAREDDLTSDGRCVAVSVSARDPYKVADALATGEKADIQVWVPDSDVWVQRVSADSGATQVTLAGTVASTPVGVAMVPAAAKSLGWPKRTYSWLELAGASLQDDALRLGAADPARSATGLLALTQVGAAAAKIKGGDTQAAAMMKTLAQRTSDSDTQVLDTLPRDSSGTEQGNPRRNQALILSEQAAFAYNSSAGGAGSLDMFYPKDGSPRLDYPYTLVDQTRLSTDEKRAAIRFTSYLRQPEQRRMLEKYGFRTSADEVSQALVTKAGGASPQPYAQPAARPADEIALQEALGTWTITVQSARITTVVDASASMSEPVGDTGQTRMDVTKASLLQALATFTPEDEIGLWDFSTKLDGDKDYRVRVPTERLGDRAGEGTQRDLLSAAFSALAPVPNGATGLYDTTLAAYQAATSSYDKGKFNALVILTDGVNQDPGSISRSDLVERLEQLTNPERPVPLIMIAVGPDADREEAEQIAKATGGSGHEVSDPSQIHSVILQAIVAAGARGNQG; from the coding sequence ATGGGACGTCACAGCTTGCCCGATCAGTATGGGGCGGGCGGCAGCGACCCCCGTCCACGCGCCCGCCGCCGCACGGTGGCCGTCGCCACGGCACTGGTTCTCACCATCGCCGGAGGCACCGCGGTCGCCGTCCAGAGCGGGCTGCTCTCCTTCGGCTCCTCCTGCCAGGACGACCCGGTCCGGCTGAAGCTCGCCGCCTCCCCGGACATCGCCCCCGCGCTGCGCCAGGCGGCGAAGCAGGCGCGCGAGGACGACCTCACCTCCGACGGGCGGTGCGTCGCTGTCTCGGTGAGCGCACGCGACCCGTACAAGGTCGCCGACGCGCTCGCGACGGGCGAGAAGGCCGACATCCAGGTGTGGGTGCCGGACTCGGACGTGTGGGTGCAGCGGGTCTCGGCGGACAGCGGTGCGACGCAGGTGACTCTGGCGGGCACGGTGGCGTCCACCCCGGTCGGGGTGGCGATGGTGCCGGCGGCCGCGAAGTCGCTGGGGTGGCCGAAGCGGACGTACAGCTGGCTGGAGCTCGCCGGGGCCAGCCTCCAGGACGACGCCCTCCGGCTCGGCGCGGCCGACCCGGCCCGCAGTGCGACCGGGCTGCTGGCGCTCACGCAGGTGGGCGCGGCCGCCGCGAAGATCAAGGGCGGGGACACACAGGCCGCGGCCATGATGAAGACGCTGGCGCAGCGCACCTCCGACAGCGACACCCAGGTCCTGGACACCCTGCCGCGTGACTCCTCGGGCACCGAGCAGGGCAACCCCCGGCGCAACCAGGCGCTGATCCTCAGCGAGCAGGCGGCGTTCGCGTACAACTCCTCGGCCGGCGGCGCGGGCAGCCTGGACATGTTCTATCCGAAGGACGGCTCGCCCCGGCTCGACTACCCCTACACCCTGGTCGACCAGACCCGGCTGTCGACGGACGAGAAGAGGGCCGCGATCCGGTTCACGAGCTATCTACGGCAGCCCGAGCAGCGCCGGATGCTGGAGAAGTACGGCTTTAGGACCTCCGCCGACGAGGTGTCTCAGGCGCTGGTGACCAAGGCAGGGGGCGCCAGCCCGCAGCCGTACGCGCAGCCCGCCGCGCGCCCCGCCGACGAGATCGCGCTCCAGGAAGCGCTCGGCACCTGGACGATCACGGTGCAGAGCGCCCGGATCACCACGGTCGTGGACGCCTCCGCGTCCATGTCCGAACCGGTCGGCGACACCGGACAGACCCGTATGGACGTCACCAAGGCCTCGCTGTTGCAGGCCCTCGCCACGTTCACGCCCGAGGACGAGATCGGGCTGTGGGACTTCTCCACCAAGCTGGACGGCGACAAGGACTACCGCGTCCGCGTGCCGACCGAGCGGCTCGGCGACCGGGCCGGCGAGGGCACACAGCGGGATCTGCTGTCGGCGGCGTTCAGCGCGCTGGCGCCGGTGCCGAACGGGGCGACCGGGCTGTACGACACGACGCTCGCCGCGTATCAGGCGGCCACGTCCTCGTACGACAAGGGAAAGTTCAACGCGCTGGTCATCCTCACCGACGGCGTGAACCAGGACCCCGGCAGCATCTCCCGCTCCGACCTCGTCGAGCGGCTGGAGCAGCTCACCAACCCCGAGCGCCCGGTGCCGCTCATCATGATCGCCGTCGGCCCGGACGCCGACCGGGAAGAGGCCGAGCAGATCGCCAAGGCGACCGGCGGCTCAGGACACGAGGTCAGCGACCCGTCGCAGATCCACTCGGTGATCCTGCAGGCGATCGTCGCGGCGGGGGCGCGGGGGAACCAGGGCTGA
- a CDS encoding Clp protease N-terminal domain-containing protein, giving the protein MQPRIPRQAAQEQGGRRTDTDAGLSDELASVLSGARRRAVRDGDRQIDTAHLLHSLLESDPEVRAVFEDGPQVARLLGYLVQRSIGYGLRWQGAVEDSGAVPVVTGEAGFSPLAAGAMEYARERAVRRGGEPALGIDLLAAIVVDPQARAVEVLDRAGVDPHALYVRIERYLAKTG; this is encoded by the coding sequence GTGCAACCCCGAATCCCCCGGCAGGCGGCCCAAGAACAGGGCGGCCGGCGAACGGACACCGATGCCGGGCTCAGTGACGAGCTGGCGTCGGTGCTCTCCGGTGCCCGCCGCCGGGCCGTGCGGGACGGGGACCGGCAGATCGACACGGCCCATCTGCTGCACTCGCTTCTGGAGTCCGACCCCGAGGTGCGGGCCGTCTTCGAGGACGGGCCGCAAGTGGCCCGGCTGCTCGGCTATCTGGTGCAGCGCAGTATCGGCTACGGCCTGCGCTGGCAGGGCGCCGTCGAGGACTCCGGTGCCGTACCCGTGGTGACGGGCGAAGCGGGCTTCTCTCCGCTGGCCGCGGGCGCGATGGAGTACGCCCGCGAGCGCGCCGTCCGGCGCGGTGGCGAACCGGCTCTCGGGATCGACCTGCTCGCCGCCATCGTCGTGGACCCGCAGGCACGCGCGGTCGAGGTGCTCGACCGTGCCGGAGTCGATCCGCACGCCCTCTACGTGCGGATCGAGAGGTACTTGGCGAAGACCGGCTGA
- a CDS encoding DMT family transporter encodes MSTPTPVRAALDWRLRFGVLALVWGFSFLLIKVGTEGYAPFQVTLGRLVFGTAVLAAAMAMKRQRLPREPRTWGHLAVAAFLLNALPFSLFAYAELTIPSTLAGICNATSPLWGMALSLVALSEDRPTRVRVAGLGLGFLGVLTVLGAWQGFHGLDATGTAMALGASLSYPIGWIYVRRTLAGSDHSHLSLTGAQLLLATLQLAVVTPLFTSWPTQVAVGPLLAIAALGTLGTGLAFLIQYGLVAEVGPTTATMVTYFIPVIATTAGVAILGETLNWWTPVGAAVVLAGAALTQVRPKAGGRVFVGSRGARDSRPEAERSPGQPAPTKSAPVRPAPR; translated from the coding sequence ATGAGCACCCCCACTCCCGTCCGCGCCGCCCTCGACTGGCGGCTTCGCTTCGGTGTCCTCGCCCTGGTCTGGGGCTTCAGCTTCCTGCTCATCAAGGTGGGCACCGAGGGCTATGCCCCCTTCCAGGTCACGCTGGGCCGGCTGGTGTTCGGGACGGCGGTGCTCGCGGCCGCGATGGCGATGAAGCGGCAGCGGCTGCCGCGCGAGCCGCGGACCTGGGGGCACCTCGCAGTCGCCGCGTTCCTGCTCAACGCGCTGCCGTTCTCGCTCTTCGCCTACGCCGAGCTGACCATCCCGTCCACCCTGGCCGGCATCTGCAACGCCACCTCGCCGCTGTGGGGCATGGCCCTCTCCCTGGTCGCCCTCTCCGAGGACCGGCCCACCCGGGTCCGCGTCGCCGGTCTCGGCCTCGGCTTCCTCGGCGTCCTCACGGTGCTCGGCGCCTGGCAGGGCTTCCACGGCCTGGACGCCACGGGCACGGCGATGGCACTGGGAGCGTCCCTGAGCTATCCGATCGGCTGGATCTACGTCCGCCGCACCCTCGCCGGATCCGACCACTCGCATCTCTCACTGACCGGCGCCCAGTTGCTGCTCGCCACCCTGCAACTGGCCGTCGTGACCCCACTGTTCACATCCTGGCCGACACAGGTGGCCGTAGGCCCGCTGCTGGCGATAGCAGCCCTGGGCACACTGGGCACCGGCCTCGCCTTCCTGATCCAGTACGGCCTGGTCGCCGAGGTCGGCCCCACCACAGCCACGATGGTCACGTACTTCATCCCCGTCATCGCCACGACCGCAGGCGTCGCGATCCTGGGCGAGACACTGAACTGGTGGACACCGGTGGGAGCGGCCGTGGTCCTGGCGGGCGCGGCACTGACGCAGGTGCGGCCGAAGGCGGGAGGTCGGGTATTTGTGGGGAGTCGAGGGGCGAGGGACTCCCGGCCTGAGGCTGAGCGCAGTCCGGGCCAACCGGCCCCTACGAAGTCAGCTCCGGTTCGACCAGCGCCCCGATAG